One Bythopirellula goksoeyrii genomic window, GGGCACGGAATTTATGACCAGGGATTGCCAGCCGAGCACTATGGTCTGCCCACCGGTGAGTATGTGTCGCTGGGCATTCATGAATCGCAATCTCGATTGTGGGAAAACCAGGTAGGACGCAGCCGTGCCTTTTGGGAGCATTTTTTTCCGTCCGCCCAACAGGCATTTCCACAGGCGTTGGGCGATGTCACCAGAGAGGCTTTCTACGGTGCGATCAACGACGTGCGTCCGTCACTGATTCGCGTCGAGGCCGACGAAGTCACCTACAATCTGCATATTCTCATTCGCTTCGAATTGGAGAAGGCCTTATTGGAAGATCAGCTCAGCGTGGCAGATTTGCCCGGTGCTTGGGACGAGAAATACATGCACTATCTTGGGGTCGCTTCCCCCACCGCAGATGATGGAGTTCTTCAAGACGTGCATTGGAGCGCGGGCTTGTTCGGCTATTTCCCCACCTACGCTCTAGGCAACCTTTACTCTGCCCAGTTCTTCGGTCAAGCACAAGAAGACCTCGGCGATCTCGACGCCCAATTCCGCCGCGGCGAATTTAGCAATTTGCGCGAATGGCTCCGCGAGAAAATCCACCGTCATGGCAAGCGCTACTCTGCTGCTGAACTTGCGGAGCGAATCACCGGCAAGCCACTCTCGCATCAGGCACTTATCCAGCAGCTCTCGGTAAAATACGGAGAATTGTACGGACTGTGAAAACCTCCGTGCTTCTCACTGATTACGGCAGCACGTTGTCTGCCTAATTCGGGACATTATGTTCACTTTCCGGGTCCATGATCACCGGCTGAATGATGCGAGGGCCAAGTTCTGCGGGCAATTCTCCTGGGACATTAACTTCATTTGACGACATCACCGGAGTCGAAACGTCCGCTCGAACATTCCCGACGGGAATTGGGGCAGCAATTAATTCCAAGTCAAGATTTGTTGAGGAAGCCACAGTAGTTGTATCAGTGACAGGCGTTTCTGGGTCTTCCTCCTGATTGTGAGGACTCGTCGGATCCATAATCACCGGCTGAATCAGGCGTGTAGGGAGTTCATCCAAGATGCTCTCCAACTCATACCCGAGTGATTCAAACGCCGAGTCCAATGCGGCTACCTCGTAGGGAATGCGTGGCCGCACGGTGGTGAATGAAAGGGCAGTTACTGGTGTTTCCTCGATCGCTTCAGTTTCCTCGATATCGAAACTGTGCACGATCTGGGCTGGAATCGTTGAAGTCTCTACTTCATCGAGATAGTAGTGGCATGCTACCCGGACAGTGGAAGTGCTCTCTGCGTCGCCTCTTGAGCTTGAATCGCTGTCGTCGAACACGGGACCAAAAAGTGGCAACATCACTCCTGGAGCGATGCGGCTTTCCAAACGCTCAGGAGCCACTATTCGCCTTGGGTAGAGCAAATTGCTTTGTGAGTTCTTTTCGCACGGGCGGTCAACCAGCCATTTTCGTTTTCGATTCATGGGTACTTCTATGCAACTTGGCCCGGCTTATGCTCAGCGGTACTATTCAACTCAATCTGACCTGAGTAACGCGGATTATTTAGTCGCAGTCTTGGAGGCCAACGATTCTTGTCGGCTACCAGGCGAAAGGTTCTCTTGCTAGTCAACTCCTGTCTGTTTGCCCCAATTGTCCCTATCGACCGATTTAACCTGGCCGGTAAACCCACGTAGCGGTTGATCCGATTGAATCGATCGTGCGTCTTCTTGGGGTTGTTTGTAAAAAATGGTGACCATAATCGAGTGAAGTCTTGTCTTCGGTTTCCCCGAGAACGGCCATCTCGAGGACAGGCTCCTCCAGCAGTTCGCTGGCTGAACATGCTTCAAGGCTCGTCTCTTCTGAGCTCTCTTGGCATCGCTACGCGAGCGAGTACTGGCATGGTCTTGTCCTTGCCCCACAACTCGCCGCCACGTCGTAGACCCTCTGTGTCGGGCGGAGCACGGCACATCCGGGCGTGATACCCCTGCTCTCACTCTATTGGTGACATCTCACCTTTTCAGGGAAATCGCTGATTGACACTGCAAAAATAGGGGATTTTTATCTTTGCTAGCAGTTTTCATCACCTCTTTGGTGAATAGACGGACAGAGGTGTGAATCACCCAATAGTCCCATAAGTGCTTAGCTGACAGCAGCTTGCGCCACTCAGAATGGGTGCCTCAGTTCTTGGCACACAAATCGCAAAGGAAACATTGTCGCTCAACGCTTGCGCTGAGCGAGGCTGCCGTCCTAGATGGCTGCCGACGCTATTGGCTTGGCGCCAATGGCATAAGTCCGACTAGTGTTTCCCCTCATCTTTGTGATGTTGGGAGCCATGCCTCCGCAATTGCGGTGTAAAGGTACGCATGGTGCGTTTCCTCTTTTTTTTAGGAGAAGTGCAAATGAGCAATTTCCAATCTTATGAAGCGTTGGAAGCAGATTACAGCGGTGACAGCTTTCGCAGGAGTGAGCCGATCAAGGCGCGCAGAAACGAGCAGCCTAATCGGGGCAATCGCCGCGGGAAGTCTCCTCAATCGGTCAACGGAATTCACCGTCGACGTAAACGAAAAATCAACTGGTAAGGCGTTCGGTTTCGCAAGTCCGTGCAGCGCGCTCGGTGTTTCTACGAATCATCGGACTTGCGCCTCTCAGGGTTTTGACGGGTCGAAGGTCTGGGTTTCGGTGTTCGTCTCAGGGCGGACACTGAGGAATAGGATTTTAGGTGCTGCGCAATCAGTTGGGCGTGAAATGCGCCGAAGCATCGGTAGTTTGATTGCGTAGTTTGTGTTCGAAAGAAATTGTGGGTGCGGCGTGTTGTTGCACTTGGTGGGTTACTTTGCGGGTTTTTTCAAAATGATTTTGGCACCAGCGATCAAATTTTACGACATTCGAGGGACATAGACTGTGGAATCTGTCTCAACGCAATCAACTCAGCAGAGAGCTACTTTGCCCGTGAGGGAATCAGCTCTGCCTGCTGGCAGACTGGTTTTGCCAAGCATGCTGCACTGTCTGATGTTGACCTGGTGTGACGAAAGAAGTGATTTATTACGCGCTGCCGCCGAGAACGAGTCATGGCATCCTACGGTCAATCTTGAAATCCAAGAATTCCTGCGCAACTTATTCCGCCTTCGTTTACCCCTGACACTCATTGACTTACCCGCTTTGGATTCGGGTGCCTATCCGAAGGTTCAGCAAGCCGCTAGCCACGCCTCAGAAATTGGGAATTCTCAAGTGATTGTCTGCGGTAACGAAGGGCAGTGTCAGGAAGAACTTTGGGCCCGTTCATTGGGTGTCTGGGCTTATTTACCTGGAGATGGTGGTCTGGCTGGCTTGGAATACCTATTCAGCGACGCTCGTCAGGCATTAGCCAAGAGCGCAATGACCTACGTCGAACTCAAAGCGTACCACTAATTCGTGAACCAACCTTTATGACAGACAAAGCGGACTGATCGATTACACACAAAGATTGACTCCCCCATCAATGTACAAGAGCAGGCACATCGATGAATAAGAAGAATATCGGAAAATTTGAGGAGATCACTACCGAGTACACAACAAGCTCGGTTGTGCGATCTGCTCGCCTCCGTCGCGAGGCAAGAACTGGAAGTATGCGGTCCCAAGCCAAACGTCGTCGGACGACAAGCGGACGCCGCAAGAATAGTGTTGTTGGTGGAATTCATTTGAGAAGTGGAAGAAGAACGACCAGGTAAGAAGCCTGGGGTAATGCGGGGGGTTGCAAACCTGTCGGTTGTTCCGACGACCAGCAACCAGCAGCGGCCGCTAGGCCGCATGGGAATAGTCGCGTCGCTTCATTGGCGACGCCAAGAATATTTTTGGGAATGAATACCTTTTTTTACTGGAGTTACCTCATGATCGAAGTTCAGCAATCTAAGAAACGCTGCCTGGGAGTACTGGCAGCAACACTTGCGACTTGTTCTCTTGTCGCAACCAGCCTGCACGCAGGTACCATCCCGTCGGGGGCACAAACTCTCCCTATTGGGCAATCTGTGAAGCTCAATCTACTAACCTCAGGTGAAATACCTGGCGTTGTGGTGGGCGACAAATTGTTCAAGGAGTTTATCTATTCCTGGACAAATAACATGCCGGCGCCTGAGAACGTCAACGTGACGGCCATCATTGATAGCGACGACAATTTTGGCATCCGTTTCCAAGGTTCCTTCAGCGATCTGCCTGGAGACCTTGTGGCATCGGATGCGTCGTTGTCGTTCTCGGTGCATGTAGTTCACGAGCCTACCAATGGCAATTCTGAAGCGGAGAATGGATATGGGTCGACGCGATTCCTCATCTCTGACGCTCACTTGAAAAGTGCTGTTTTCTTGGATGAAGGCACTCCAGGCTCCTTTGGTTCTGTCGACGAAAGTTTCCTCGGCAATGTTCCTCAGATTCCACAAACATTGCATGTGTTCAATTCAACACTTGGCCAGGGTGGGAAAAAGTCTGAAGACGGAGTGATCTTTGACAATACCTACGAATGGCTACACGTGCAAAAGGACATTTATGCATTCGCGGCTGAAGGAGCAAATGCTCCTGTGAGAATGACGATCATCGATCAGACTTTCTCGCAAGTAGAAATTCCTGAACCTTCCTCTGCAACCATCCTCATGATGTTGGGTAGCGTTGCTGTCATGGGTTTCAGCCGACGATCGTTGTAGTTCAGCGATCCATATTGGAAGTAGAGAAAGAGATGGCCTGCCCACGCCCAATGAGGCCGTGGAGGGAGATACTCCAGCCTTCCCCCATGGCTGC contains:
- a CDS encoding PEP-CTERM sorting domain-containing protein, which codes for MNTFFYWSYLMIEVQQSKKRCLGVLAATLATCSLVATSLHAGTIPSGAQTLPIGQSVKLNLLTSGEIPGVVVGDKLFKEFIYSWTNNMPAPENVNVTAIIDSDDNFGIRFQGSFSDLPGDLVASDASLSFSVHVVHEPTNGNSEAENGYGSTRFLISDAHLKSAVFLDEGTPGSFGSVDESFLGNVPQIPQTLHVFNSTLGQGGKKSEDGVIFDNTYEWLHVQKDIYAFAAEGANAPVRMTIIDQTFSQVEIPEPSSATILMMLGSVAVMGFSRRSL